The following proteins are co-located in the Shouchella hunanensis genome:
- a CDS encoding TRAP transporter large permease yields MTAVVLFGSFASLLALSAPIGIALILASLLALLVAGNMPFEFAIQSFITAIDSFPIMAVPFFILAGELMAKGGLSRRLFVLAKTLVGNFTGGFAMAAVITCLFFSAISGSGPATVAAVGGIMIPAMIEMGYDRRFATALIAAAGALGVILPPSIPLIVYGVTSGVSVGDLFIAAVIPGLIVTISLLIYSFLYAKAKGYKGSTEGFSIKEVGKAFWDAKWALLVPFIILGGIYSGFFTPTEAAAVAVVYGLLAGFFLYKELKWHQLYDILRNSALTTATILFIIAAATVFGRVMTIEQMPGQIASSILSISDNQLIIILLITAMLLVVGTVMDTTAAIIIFTPLLVPVGMELGYDPIHFAMLVVLNLAIGFITPPIGVNLFVASSISNLSIVTLSKAALPFVCILIFNLLLVIFIPQLSLFLLGR; encoded by the coding sequence GTGACGGCAGTGGTTTTATTTGGTAGTTTTGCAAGTTTGCTCGCTTTAAGCGCTCCAATTGGCATTGCACTCATCCTAGCATCTTTACTCGCTTTACTAGTAGCCGGAAATATGCCGTTTGAGTTTGCTATTCAGAGTTTTATTACAGCGATAGACTCATTTCCGATTATGGCTGTACCATTCTTTATTTTGGCTGGAGAACTTATGGCTAAAGGAGGATTGTCACGACGACTATTTGTGCTTGCAAAAACCCTTGTCGGTAACTTTACAGGCGGATTTGCGATGGCTGCAGTCATAACGTGTCTGTTCTTTTCCGCTATTTCTGGTTCTGGACCGGCAACCGTAGCCGCCGTAGGTGGGATTATGATTCCAGCAATGATTGAAATGGGGTATGATAGGCGATTCGCGACAGCCTTGATTGCTGCTGCCGGTGCACTTGGTGTCATATTGCCGCCGAGCATTCCGTTAATTGTCTATGGCGTAACAAGTGGTGTTTCTGTCGGAGATTTGTTTATTGCGGCGGTAATCCCAGGACTTATCGTCACAATTAGTTTATTAATCTACTCGTTTCTCTATGCAAAAGCAAAAGGGTATAAGGGATCAACGGAAGGCTTCTCTATAAAAGAAGTAGGAAAAGCGTTTTGGGATGCGAAATGGGCGTTGCTCGTCCCATTTATTATACTGGGTGGGATTTATAGTGGCTTTTTTACGCCAACAGAGGCAGCTGCTGTTGCTGTTGTCTATGGCTTATTGGCTGGATTCTTTCTTTACAAAGAATTAAAATGGCACCAACTTTATGATATCTTAAGAAATTCAGCGCTAACAACGGCAACCATACTCTTTATTATAGCTGCAGCGACAGTGTTTGGCCGAGTGATGACAATTGAACAAATGCCAGGCCAAATTGCTTCTAGTATTCTTAGTATTTCAGATAACCAACTAATAATTATTCTGTTAATTACAGCGATGTTGTTAGTAGTTGGAACCGTAATGGATACAACAGCTGCGATCATCATATTTACACCTCTTCTTGTGCCAGTAGGTATGGAGCTAGGTTATGATCCGATTCATTTCGCCATGCTCGTTGTTTTAAATCTGGCAATTGGCTTTATTACTCCGCCAATCGGTGTCAATCTTTTTGTAGCGTCGAGTATCTCAAACCTTTCAATTGTCACGCTATCAAAAGCGGCGCTACCTTTTG
- a CDS encoding TRAP transporter substrate-binding protein, translating to MKRQLLLVSCFIPLAACSVAGHAEEPKMMRIANTTPEDRSLSQALYQFADRLEEETDGSIHVEVYTNSQIGGDRELFEGMQFNTIQAATMSTGPIAQFAPMFNVLELPFLFENESEAYELLDGPIGEELLLELKAQKVVGINYFENGFRVLTNNVKEIKELEDVKGLDLRTLENQWHMQIWSELGANPTPMNYSELYIGLEQGTIAGQENPIGNVVNSHFYEVQQYLTMTNHIYNASPFMVSEAFWEMLTPQERQAIEEVADEVQTAQRLANQEEARVSRTYLEEKGITISELTDKERERWIEASHPVRERFGNQEDHHGWVQRIEQALQADRQE from the coding sequence ATGAAACGTCAATTGTTGTTAGTCAGCTGCTTCATTCCTCTGGCTGCGTGCAGTGTAGCTGGTCATGCTGAAGAGCCAAAGATGATGCGAATTGCCAACACAACACCTGAAGATCGTTCTTTAAGTCAAGCACTCTATCAATTTGCTGACCGCTTAGAGGAAGAAACAGACGGGTCCATTCATGTAGAGGTTTATACAAATAGCCAAATAGGTGGTGATCGAGAGTTATTTGAAGGGATGCAATTTAACACCATTCAAGCAGCAACTATGTCAACGGGTCCAATTGCACAATTTGCACCAATGTTTAATGTGTTAGAGCTACCCTTTTTGTTTGAAAACGAAAGTGAAGCGTATGAATTACTAGATGGTCCAATCGGCGAAGAGCTTTTACTCGAGTTAAAAGCGCAAAAGGTAGTAGGTATTAACTATTTTGAAAACGGATTCAGAGTATTGACGAACAATGTAAAGGAGATTAAGGAGTTAGAAGACGTAAAAGGACTAGACCTTCGTACACTTGAAAATCAGTGGCATATGCAAATTTGGAGTGAGTTAGGTGCTAATCCAACACCGATGAATTATAGCGAATTGTACATTGGCTTAGAGCAAGGGACGATTGCAGGGCAGGAAAATCCAATTGGAAACGTTGTAAACAGTCATTTTTATGAGGTTCAGCAATACTTAACGATGACCAATCATATCTACAATGCCAGCCCTTTTATGGTCAGTGAAGCGTTTTGGGAGATGCTTACGCCTCAAGAAAGACAAGCCATTGAAGAAGTTGCAGACGAAGTACAAACCGCTCAACGTTTAGCAAATCAAGAAGAAGCACGCGTAAGTCGTACTTATCTGGAAGAGAAAGGTATTACGATCTCTGAATTAACAGATAAAGAACGAGAACGTTGGATTGAAGCGAGCCATCCAGTTAGAGAACGGTTTGGAAATCAAGAAGATCATCATGGTTGGGTTCAGCGTATTGAGCAAGCATTACAAGCTGACCGCCAGGAATAG
- a CDS encoding Gfo/Idh/MocA family protein codes for MKLAVFGLNHGFQFAEAIVKMKGVSLVAVAGNDALAKQRATCLNVPLYEDYKWLIKEELIDGAIITLPNQLHHEAVKHCADAGVHCLVEKPIADSTDQGVEMVQYCKKKKVKLLVGHHRRYSSKINLLKQTLQKKKIGDLIGVNLMWALAKDRPYYDEKWRLNEGGGPLLINGIHDIDNLRYVTGGEVESVYAMAKSLIRGNHVEDSVSAILHLHTGATVNYFLTDGVPAPWSYEFTMRENSKYPFYKEDCYYFFGTKGSIAFPSMRTYRYDESAYGWEHALVEETLTIDQCVDPIVEELKHFILVIKGIEQARVPGEDGVKTLEVIEAMHLSIKEERKVNILTNTVIK; via the coding sequence TTGAAATTAGCTGTATTTGGATTGAATCATGGTTTTCAATTTGCTGAGGCAATCGTAAAAATGAAAGGGGTTTCTTTAGTTGCGGTAGCTGGCAATGATGCTCTGGCGAAGCAACGTGCAACTTGTTTAAATGTTCCGTTATACGAAGATTATAAATGGTTAATCAAAGAAGAATTGATAGACGGGGCTATCATTACATTACCGAATCAACTACATCATGAAGCTGTAAAGCATTGTGCAGATGCAGGTGTACATTGCCTAGTGGAAAAACCGATAGCTGACTCAACTGATCAAGGTGTTGAAATGGTTCAGTATTGCAAGAAAAAGAAGGTGAAACTGCTAGTAGGCCATCATCGTCGTTATTCGAGCAAAATAAATCTTTTGAAACAAACCCTTCAAAAAAAGAAAATCGGAGACCTTATTGGTGTAAACCTTATGTGGGCATTAGCAAAAGATCGGCCTTACTATGATGAGAAATGGCGATTGAATGAAGGCGGCGGTCCGTTACTAATTAACGGTATACATGATATTGATAATTTACGATATGTTACTGGCGGAGAAGTTGAAAGCGTTTACGCGATGGCTAAAAGTCTAATACGTGGCAACCATGTAGAAGACTCGGTATCGGCCATATTGCATTTACATACAGGTGCGACCGTCAATTACTTTTTAACAGATGGTGTTCCGGCTCCTTGGTCGTATGAGTTTACAATGAGAGAAAATAGCAAATATCCATTTTACAAGGAAGATTGCTATTACTTTTTTGGAACGAAAGGAAGCATCGCCTTTCCTAGCATGCGTACGTATCGATATGATGAGTCAGCGTATGGGTGGGAGCATGCATTAGTTGAAGAAACATTGACAATAGACCAGTGCGTTGATCCTATTGTCGAAGAGCTTAAGCACTTTATCCTTGTTATAAAAGGGATTGAACAAGCGCGGGTTCCTGGTGAAGACGGAGTAAAAACGTTGGAAGTAATTGAAGCAATGCATTTATCGATTAAAGAAGAAAGAAAAGTGAATATCCTTACGAATACGGTAATAAAGTAG
- a CDS encoding TRAP transporter small permease, whose protein sequence is MKVFRLIERHVEEVLLVIILSTMVIAIFLQIVMRFVLGTSLGWSEELARYSFIYLVFIGVSYGVKQEKHIRIDTILSFLNEKKQVILSFIVYSLFLLFSIFIIVYGGAMSIEIFRLGQVTPGLGIKMGYVYMAAPLGMVLTSLRISQKMKAEFQHYLHARPYTLNEKRNHQEVHNEQ, encoded by the coding sequence ATGAAGGTCTTCCGGTTAATTGAGCGTCATGTAGAAGAAGTTCTGTTGGTGATTATTTTATCTACAATGGTGATAGCCATTTTTCTCCAGATTGTTATGCGGTTTGTTTTAGGAACCTCTTTAGGATGGTCAGAGGAATTAGCTCGCTATAGCTTTATTTACCTTGTCTTTATTGGAGTTAGCTATGGTGTCAAACAGGAAAAGCATATAAGGATTGACACGATTTTGTCGTTTTTAAATGAGAAGAAGCAAGTCATCTTAAGCTTCATTGTCTATAGTCTTTTTCTGCTATTCTCTATATTCATCATCGTTTATGGTGGTGCGATGAGTATTGAAATCTTTCGGCTTGGACAAGTGACCCCGGGTCTTGGAATAAAAATGGGGTATGTCTACATGGCAGCGCCCCTAGGCATGGTGTTAACAAGCTTAAGAATTAGTCAAAAGATGAAGGCAGAATTTCAGCATTACTTACATGCTAGACCATACACACTGAATGAGAAAAGGAACCATCAGGAGGTTCACAATGAACAATAG